One genomic segment of Candidatus Cloacimonadaceae bacterium includes these proteins:
- a CDS encoding glycosyltransferase codes for MLVPIFAFGTAFYLLFILLVCAALWKQKVPRDGDSKGISVIIAARNEEINLPRLLKSLSALVYPQNLYEIIIINDHSTDASMRILAEYNGKHNIRLIDFQDSLPGLTGKKAAIMNGINAARYDILAFTDADCVVPPSWLSRINSSMDNETDYLLGFSIMKRNPGAGSMRLRNFERGVYYALAAAGLYWRLPVTSSACNMVYRKSLFDQAGGFNGIGHLASGDDDLLLMKMMKYIRKACFDPSPEMQVVSIEGTDLAKRHQTNIRRASKFFHHPWWVKALSVFIFLYFLLFYLLVIRSLLGGFTFLAAYSLISKTIAEICLILLHFSKIRHIKLSVLYPLQLLLFPAQFLFYAVRGTLGGYRWK; via the coding sequence TTGCTTGTCCCGATCTTTGCCTTTGGCACCGCGTTCTATCTGTTATTCATCCTGCTCGTCTGCGCGGCTTTGTGGAAGCAAAAAGTGCCGCGGGATGGTGATTCGAAAGGCATATCGGTCATCATCGCGGCTCGCAACGAGGAGATCAATCTGCCCCGGTTGCTAAAATCACTCTCCGCACTCGTTTATCCCCAAAACCTATATGAGATTATCATTATCAACGACCATTCCACGGACGCATCGATGCGTATCCTTGCAGAGTATAATGGCAAACACAATATCCGGCTCATCGACTTTCAAGATTCGCTACCGGGATTGACCGGAAAGAAAGCCGCTATCATGAATGGCATCAATGCCGCCCGGTATGATATCCTCGCTTTCACGGATGCGGATTGCGTCGTTCCTCCAAGCTGGCTCAGCAGAATCAATTCCTCGATGGATAATGAAACGGATTATCTCTTGGGCTTTTCGATCATGAAACGAAATCCCGGTGCCGGGAGCATGCGTTTGCGCAATTTTGAACGCGGCGTCTATTATGCCCTCGCGGCGGCAGGCCTCTATTGGCGCCTGCCGGTCACCAGCAGCGCTTGCAACATGGTCTATCGCAAGTCCCTATTTGACCAAGCGGGCGGCTTTAATGGCATCGGGCACCTGGCATCCGGGGACGATGACCTGCTCCTGATGAAGATGATGAAGTATATCCGAAAAGCATGTTTCGATCCCTCGCCTGAGATGCAGGTTGTCTCCATCGAAGGAACTGATCTTGCCAAACGGCATCAGACAAACATTCGCCGGGCATCGAAATTCTTCCATCATCCATGGTGGGTGAAGGCGCTCTCAGTCTTCATCTTCCTCTATTTTCTGCTCTTCTATCTTCTTGTGATCAGATCGCTATTAGGCGGATTCACGTTTTTAGCGGCATATTCTTTGATCAGTAAAACGATCGCTGAAATCTGTCTTATCCTGCTGCATTTCAGCAAGATAAGGCATATCAAGCTCAGCGTTCTCTACCCCCTGCAGCTTTTGCTCTTTCCGGCGCAGTTTCTATTCTATGCAGTCAGAGGAACGCTCGGGGGTTACCGCTGGAAATGA